One Coccinella septempunctata chromosome X, icCocSept1.1, whole genome shotgun sequence genomic window carries:
- the LOC123322200 gene encoding uncharacterized protein LOC123322200, protein MSDATVMRNSTSVNIPSSAHCVQGKFSRRSHLVAPESRRGQRDPFYAKENIKENKIGVHVKTRRIHSVGKTPILSSQNVNNARDQVFFKPTEPNSTSVRPPIKSRNYEPGYSNPPQVKFKLLPQLGTKVKSEATHTLFDPSPNNSQERRHNRFSRENSEFLEEKLLNDRSEQRSTSKARRRWKKPPANYEFQFKNGILKNVKRQTSSWCETNFKFRRTNNSNVTSENGGVNINIKKSEFGVVHNKIIRESACGGRKQSISDECALDNSGNCTLHGRTCDTYWRSVYLVKSMRLLERSLTQRESKSGKILNLLSVLKQEAENLCKTA, encoded by the exons ATG tcTGATGCCACCGTCATGAGGAATTCAACTTCAGTGAACATCCCATCTTCAGCGCATTGTGTTCAAGGTAAATTCTCAAGAAGATCTCATTTAGTTGCACCGGAATCCCGTAGAGGCCAACGTGATCCATTTTATGCCAAAGAGAATATTAAAGAAAATAAGATAGGAGTTCATGTCAAAACGAGGAGAATTCATTCAGTTGGTAAAACACCTATCCTTTCTTCACAGAACGTCAATAATGCTAGAGATCAGGTATTTTTTAAACCAACTGAACCCAATTCTACCAGTGTGAGACCTCCAATCAAATCTAGAAACTATGAACCAGGATATTCGAACCCACCTCAAGTTAAATTTAAACTTTTGCCTCAGCTTGGAACGAAGGTAAAATCTGAGGCTACTCACACATTATTTGACCCATCCCCAAATAACAGCCAGGAGAGAAGACATAATCGATTCAGTAGAGAAAATTctgaatttcttgaagaaaaactattgaatgATCGGTCAGAGCAAAGGAGTACATCGAAAGCTAGACGCCGATGGAAGAAACCACCAGCGAATTATGAATTCCAATTCAAAAAcggaatattgaaaaatgtcAAAAGGCAAACTTCCTCCTGGTGTGAAACGAACTTCAAATTCCGAAGAACCAACAATTCTAACGTTACTTCAGAGAATGGAGGTgtgaatataaatataaaaaaatcagaaTTTGGTGTCGTTCATAACAAAATTATCAGAGAGTCTGCGTGTGGCGGGCGGAAGCAATCAATTAGTGATGAATGTGCTCTCGATAATTCTGGCAACTGTACACTTCATGGTAGAACCTGTGATACGTATTGGAGAAGTGTTTATTTAGTGAAAAGTATGAGACTACTGGAAAGAAGTTTGACTCAACGAGAATCTAAATCAGGAAAGATTTTGAATTTGCTTTCGGTTCTCAAACAAGAGGCTGAAAATCTTTGCAAAACTGCATAA